The proteins below come from a single Elgaria multicarinata webbii isolate HBS135686 ecotype San Diego chromosome 11, rElgMul1.1.pri, whole genome shotgun sequence genomic window:
- the LOC134405276 gene encoding olfactory receptor 4E2-like, with translation MDGPNHTTVTHFVFLGLTSNQGLGLAFFVIFSIIYLLILIGNLLIIVTVACDRCLHTPMYFFLGNLSFIDICHSSVTVPKMLFDFLFIQKTISFRGCIAQLFFLHLCACAEIFLLTIMAYDRYVAICCPLQYLSLMSLKVCAWLVGALWVGAIIHSLVQTVLTLRLPYCGPNVIDSFFCDVPPVIKLACTDSYWTGVLVVSNSGMISVVCFLALLGSYAVILVSLRGRTAECRRKALSTCASHLLVVALFLGPCIFIYTRVASNFSADKMVAVFYTAVTPVLNPLIYTLRNKEVKNSMKRLRNWRKVFSMRK, from the coding sequence ATGGATGGGCCAAACCACACCACAGTGACCCATTTCGTCTTCTTGGGGCTAACCAGTAACCAGGGTCTGGGGCTGGCTTTCTTTGTAATCTTCTCCATAATCTATCTGCTTATCCTAATCGGGAACCTCCTCATCATCGTCACTGTGGCTTGTGACCGCTGCCTCCAcacccccatgtacttcttcTTGGGCAACCTCTCTTTCATCGACATCTGCCATTCCTCGGTCACTGTGCCAAAGATGCTCTTCGATTTCCTGTTCATCCAGAAGACCATCTCCTTCAGGGGCTGTATAGCACAGctcttcttcctccacctctgTGCCTGTGCAGAGATCTTCCTCCTCACCATCATGGCTTACGACCGTTATGTTGCCATCTGCTGCCCACTGCAATACCTGTCCCTAATGAGCCTGAAGGTCTGTGCTTGGTTGGTGGGGGCCCTGTGGGTGGGAGCAATAATCCACTCCCTCGTGCAGACCGTTCTCACCCTCCGCCTCCCGTATTGTGGCCCCAATGTCATCGACAGCTTTTTCTGTGATGTCCCCCCAGTGATCAAGCTGGCCTGCACCGATAGCTACTGGACTGGGGTTCTCGTTGTGTCCAACAGCGGCATGATCTCCGTAGTTTGCTTCCTGGCTTTGCTGGGTTCCTATGCTGTCATCTTGGTCTCCCTCAGAGGACGGACAGCTGAGTGCCGGCGCAAAGCCCTCTCCACCTGTGCTTCCCACTTGCTTGTCGTGGCTTTATTCCTGGGGCCTTGCATCTTTATTTACACCCGCGTTGCCTCCAACTTCTCAGCGGACAAAATGGTGGCGGTTTTCTACACAGCGGTGACCCCTGTGCTCAATCCTCTGATCTACACACTGAGAAACAAAGAGGTGAAGAACTCCATGAAGAGGCTCAGAAACTGGCGAAAGGTCTTCTCCATGAGAAAATGA